The Chthonomonadales bacterium genome window below encodes:
- a CDS encoding NUDIX domain-containing protein, which translates to MPLVSAGMLPYRVREGLLEVLLAHPGGPIYAHRDAGWWSIPKGLPNRGEPLLDAAIRELREEVGMVAERPFLKLGWVRQRGGKVVHAWACNGDLPDGPLPSNTFHIQWPPLSGNWIVAPEVDRAAFFGLKEARVRIGVAQAAFLDRLEGALGRGTRAQA; encoded by the coding sequence ATGCCGCTTGTGAGCGCGGGGATGCTGCCGTACCGTGTGCGGGAGGGGTTGCTCGAGGTGCTGCTCGCCCATCCCGGGGGCCCCATCTACGCGCATCGCGACGCGGGCTGGTGGAGCATCCCGAAGGGCTTGCCGAACCGCGGCGAGCCGCTGCTGGATGCGGCGATCCGCGAGCTGCGCGAGGAGGTGGGGATGGTGGCGGAGCGCCCCTTCCTGAAGCTCGGATGGGTCCGTCAGCGGGGCGGCAAGGTGGTGCACGCCTGGGCGTGCAATGGCGATCTGCCGGACGGACCGTTGCCCTCCAATACCTTCCACATACAATGGCCGCCGCTCTCCGGGAACTGGATCGTGGCGCCGGAGGTGGATCGCGCGGCGTTCTTCGGGCTGAAGGAGGCGCGCGTTCGCATCGGCGTCGCGCAGGCGGCGTTCCTTGACCGTCTGGAGGGGGCCCTCGGCCGTGGGACCAGAGCCCAGGCTTAG
- a CDS encoding DUF2029 domain-containing protein, whose protein sequence is MTTAAALHAAHARPRRALAALGLFLVLAGVAINWLSCRRQQGFDFVWPYVLARMMAARRDAYDPGAIREACREWAGVDRSIVQAYPPSTGIVTLPLAALPLETARTVYFVLSLAVLLGGCAALARALAPAAPRHALLLTCGIVACAACVRWGFSVLQPAPLQAGLLCLFAAALLRGRARSAIVLGTIAIALKFTNGLPFVALAAIRRQWGVAGAVLGLWVALNAAGFAWLGGAPAVAGYRAHLARTERPDEINAPNPHVPFAVMRLDWVYLVNGATRGVGPARAFALLLSMACALWLVAGAAGARPVARRPELLAAYAAPVCCLSLLWIYHNHYEAAVLVAPAVAWAFCPAARRGRGAALAAVPVLLFFGLYPTAQVQNLVLGRFGPTALAYLKCAGGAIVALAFAASMAAAARVGADRRGAWEEGADPGPRADGESPCRL, encoded by the coding sequence ATGACCACGGCCGCCGCCTTGCACGCCGCCCACGCTCGGCCGCGCCGCGCCCTGGCCGCCCTCGGGCTGTTCCTCGTGCTCGCGGGCGTCGCCATCAACTGGCTCTCGTGCCGACGGCAGCAGGGGTTCGACTTCGTGTGGCCCTACGTGCTGGCCCGGATGATGGCCGCGCGCCGCGACGCCTACGACCCGGGGGCGATCCGCGAAGCCTGCCGCGAATGGGCCGGCGTCGACCGCTCGATCGTGCAGGCCTACCCGCCGTCGACCGGCATCGTCACGCTCCCGCTCGCCGCGCTCCCGCTGGAAACCGCCCGCACGGTCTACTTCGTGCTGAGCCTGGCCGTGCTGCTGGGGGGCTGCGCGGCACTCGCGCGGGCCCTGGCGCCCGCGGCGCCCCGGCACGCGCTGCTGCTGACCTGCGGAATCGTGGCGTGCGCCGCGTGCGTGCGGTGGGGCTTCTCGGTGCTGCAGCCGGCGCCGCTGCAGGCTGGCCTGCTCTGCCTGTTCGCGGCGGCCCTGCTGCGCGGGCGCGCTCGCTCGGCGATCGTCCTCGGGACCATCGCGATCGCGCTCAAGTTCACCAATGGACTGCCATTCGTCGCCCTCGCCGCCATCCGGCGCCAGTGGGGCGTGGCCGGCGCGGTGCTCGGGCTCTGGGTTGCTCTGAACGCGGCAGGTTTCGCCTGGCTCGGAGGCGCGCCGGCCGTGGCCGGTTACCGCGCGCATCTTGCGCGCACGGAACGCCCCGACGAGATCAACGCGCCGAACCCGCACGTTCCCTTCGCGGTGATGCGCCTGGACTGGGTGTATCTGGTGAACGGAGCGACGCGTGGCGTCGGCCCCGCCCGCGCCTTCGCGCTGCTGCTGAGCATGGCGTGCGCGCTCTGGCTGGTGGCGGGCGCCGCCGGAGCCCGGCCCGTGGCCCGCCGGCCCGAGTTGCTGGCGGCCTACGCGGCCCCCGTCTGCTGCCTGTCGTTGCTCTGGATCTACCACAACCACTACGAGGCGGCGGTCCTCGTGGCGCCGGCCGTCGCGTGGGCGTTCTGCCCCGCCGCGCGCCGCGGGCGGGGGGCCGCGCTCGCGGCCGTGCCAGTTCTGCTCTTCTTCGGTCTCTACCCGACCGCGCAGGTTCAGAACCTCGTCCTCGGGCGCTTCGGCCCGACGGCGCTCGCCTACCTGAAGTGCGCGGGCGGGGCCATCGTGGCGCTCGCGTTCGCGGCGTCGATGGCGGCCGCGGCGCGCGTGGGAGCGGACCGGCGCGGCGCATGGGAGGAGGGCGCCGACCCCGGGCCGCGGGCGGACGGGGAGTCGCCATGCCGCTTGTGA
- a CDS encoding alcohol dehydrogenase catalytic domain-containing protein, with protein sequence MRQAVLTAPGELEIRDVPAPRPGAGEVLLRVRRIGVCGSDVHVFHGTHPYTPYPVVQGHELMATVEALGPGASGLQPGQPVTALPQIVCGECAPCRRGDWHICESLKVRGFQAPGCAQDLFVTSAWNVVPLPTGFTPEQGALVEPVAVAVHAVGRAPALAGRAVAVLGAGPIGNLVAQVARGEGARVLVTDLSDDRLEVARRCGVEAVSHAGREPLREAARRVFGSDGVEVAFECAGAEASVGAAISTIGKGGTIVIVAVFGQRPRVDLGLVQDRELSLVGTLMYRHGDYERAIGLIRSDAVATGPLVSAHFAFERYADAYRYIDEHGDRCVKVMVDVG encoded by the coding sequence ATGCGACAGGCCGTGCTGACCGCGCCCGGAGAGCTCGAGATCCGCGACGTGCCCGCGCCCCGCCCTGGAGCGGGCGAGGTGCTGCTGCGCGTCCGCCGCATCGGCGTGTGCGGCTCCGACGTGCACGTCTTCCACGGCACCCACCCCTACACACCGTACCCCGTGGTGCAGGGCCACGAGCTAATGGCGACCGTGGAGGCGCTCGGCCCGGGCGCGTCTGGCCTGCAGCCCGGGCAGCCCGTGACGGCGCTCCCCCAGATCGTCTGCGGCGAGTGCGCGCCATGCCGGCGCGGCGACTGGCACATCTGCGAGTCGCTCAAGGTGCGCGGCTTCCAGGCGCCCGGTTGCGCGCAGGACCTCTTCGTCACCTCGGCCTGGAACGTGGTGCCGCTACCGACGGGCTTCACGCCGGAGCAGGGCGCGCTCGTGGAGCCGGTCGCCGTGGCGGTTCACGCCGTCGGGCGCGCGCCGGCGCTCGCCGGCCGCGCCGTTGCGGTGCTCGGCGCCGGGCCCATCGGCAACCTGGTGGCCCAGGTCGCCCGCGGCGAGGGGGCCCGGGTGCTGGTTACCGATCTGAGCGACGACCGCCTGGAGGTGGCGCGCCGCTGCGGCGTGGAGGCCGTCTCGCACGCCGGCAGGGAGCCGCTGCGGGAGGCCGCGCGGCGAGTGTTCGGGTCTGACGGCGTCGAGGTCGCGTTCGAGTGCGCGGGCGCGGAGGCATCCGTCGGCGCGGCGATCTCAACCATCGGCAAGGGCGGGACCATCGTCATCGTCGCCGTCTTTGGCCAGAGGCCACGCGTTGACCTGGGCCTCGTGCAGGATCGCGAGCTGAGCCTGGTCGGCACGCTCATGTATCGCCACGGCGACTACGAGCGCGCGATCGGGCTCATCCGTTCCGACGCCGTCGCGACCGGGCCACTCGTCTCGGCGCACTTCGCGTTCGAGCGCTACGCGGACGCCTACCGCTACATTGACGAGCACGGCGACCGCTGCGTGAAGGTGATGGTGGACGTGGGGTGA